Below is a genomic region from Desulfovibrio intestinalis.
AAATTCAGGCAAAGCCGCAGTGCCAGCCCGCGTGACGTTTCTTCAATGGTTTCTTCCATTTCCTCACCTTTTAGCACCGTCAGGCCAATCAGGGCGGGCGCAACAGCGCCAAATATCTGCCCGGGCCTCGTCAATCCGCTCTCCATCAATTTGCCAGTCCGATATATATTACATACCAATGAGGCCAACGTCCATGAGAATCAGCGCTCCAAGGGTCATGCCCCACAATAGAATGCGCGGCAGGCGAAGCCTTGCCACGAGCCAGGATGCGGCCAGTACGGCCAGCGCCCCCAGCAGGTAAACATCCCACGGAAAAGGCTTCATGCGGCTCAGGGGCAGGTGCCAGATGACCTGGGCCACCAGCGCGGCATTGACCATTTTGAGCCTGTCTACCCAGTTGATGAGGTTGAGGCGTTTCAGGCGCACCAGCACGGGCATGCCGTGGCGCAGGCCTGAAAAAAAACTGCCCGCCCTGAAAATCAGCAGGGCAAGAAAAAATCCCACAGCAATAATGCCTGTCAGCGCCACATAGCCGGAGAGCAGCAGGGATACACTCACAAGCGCCCACAAAGGCAGCAGGGTTCCGCTGAAAAATGAATCGCCCAAGGCTGAAAGAGTCGTGGCCAGGGTTTCGCGCACCGAGCTTACGGCGTGTTCGGGCAGAGCGCCCTTGGCTATTTCTTCTTCAAGAGAAAGCAGAATGCCCACAAAGAGCGGGATCATGAAGGGGTGGGTATTGCTGTGCCCGCTGTAGCGGGCAAAGGCACGGGCGCGGGCCTCGCCTTCGGGATAGAGCCAGCACAAGGCTGGGCTCAGCACAAAAAGCAGGCCTATTTGCTGCATGCCTCTGGCTGTAGTGGCCGCATTGATGCAGCAGGTGCGGGCAAGGCAGTTGAGTGCTACGAGCGTGGGATACATCTGCGAATCCTGCCCGCTCGCGCCGTGTGAAGGTATTGCCAATCAGTCTCAAGCCGCGCGGGGCATTTTTTGCGCGTGCCCTGCGGCAGCCGGGCCAAATGGCGGCGAATGGCGGCGTTGCGGTGGTTAGAGGTTGCCGGGACGGTCTGTGGCTGTAAGCAGGGCGTATATTTCTTTGCCGCTCCAGCCGCGCACCATATCCTGAACCCTGCGGGCGACCTGGCGAGGTTTGCCCTGCGGGCCGTCTGTTTCCATCTCCTGCTCCAGCAGGGCCATAACTTCGTTTTCAGGGCTGCGGCTCACCTGTTCAGGAGGCCCGATGATTACAGTGATTTCACCAAGCAGGTCGTCGGGCAGATCCGCACTGTTTTCCAGCCGGGTCAGTATAAATTCCTCATGCTCCTTGGTCAATTCTCGGCAAACTGCCACTTCGCGCGGGCCAAGCAGGCGAGCTGCCTGCGCGAGGCTTTCTTTCAGGCGGTCTTTTCGCTCAAAAAAAATGAGAGATCCCGGCACATGCGCAAAGGCGGCAAAAAGAGCATCGCGGCCCGAGGCGTCTCGTGGCAGAAAACCCAGAAAACTGTGCGGCAGGGGCGGTATGCCGGCTGCAGAAAGCGCCGTGACCGGGGCCGAAGGGCCGGGCAGCGGAGAAACACTTAGCCCTTCCTTGCGGCAGGCACGCACCAGGCGATAGCCGGGGTCGGCCAGCAGAGGGGTGCCCGCATCAGAAACAAGAGCCACGTTTTGCCCTTCGCGCAGGGCGCGCAGCACACTTTCCTGCCGTTCGGCTTCATTATGGTCGTGGAAGCTCTGCAGGCGGCGCGCTTCAATGCCGCAATCGCGAAAAAGGCGGGCTGTGCGGCGCGTGTCTTCTGCAAGCACAAGATCTGCTTCGGTCAATACGGCGCGCGCTCTGGGGGAGAGGTCACCAGGGTTGCCAAGAGGTGTGGCTACTATCCAGAGCCGGGGGGCAGTCGAAGGCATGGCAAAAATGCTCCAGGTGCAGGGTAGAGCCATTGCGCAGGGCGCAGATGACATCAAAACGGCAGGGTTGGTCCCACGCTTCGTGGGCCGCCAGCCATGCGCGGGCCGCACGGCACAGGGTTCGCTGCTTGGTCTGGCTTATAGCATAGGCCGGGCCGCCGTGCTTGTCGCTGCCGCGAGTTTTTACTTCAACAAAAACAATCGTGTCGCCATCACGGCAGACCATGTCCAGTTCCAGGCGGGCCTGACGCCAGTTGCGGTCAAGCAACGTATAGCCCTTACGCTTCAGCAGGGCTGCTGCTGCGTCCTCGCCTTCTTTGCCCAACCGCAGGTGAGAGGCTGTTGCGGGCTTTTTGTCTGTATTGCCGCCAGAGCCGCTCTGCTCATGGTGGTCTTTATGGATTTTTTTGTCAAAAAATCCTGAGAACAGGCGGCGCAGTTTCACAGCAAACTGCCTTGTTGCGCAGCCGTGGGTTTTTCGCCGCACACTCCCCGGAAGGTCAGCCGATGCTGCGGGCAAGGACCAAGGCGGCGTAAAGCCTCATAGTGGTCCTTGGTGCCGTATCCCTTGTGGATTGCGAATCCGTAACCGGGCCAGCGTTTGTTCAGGCTGGTCATGAGCTTGTCACGAAAAGTCTTGGCCAGAATGGACGCTGCCGAAATGGCAGGCTCAGTGGCGTCACCGTTTACGATGGCACGCTGTGGCGGCAATGCCCCGGAGGTCTTCTGCGTCCACAGGCGGGCCAGCACAGCTTCCGGCACGGTCTTGTTGCCGTCCACAAGCAGCAGGTTCGGCGCTGTGCGCAGGTGACGCACAGCGAGGCTCATTGCCTCAAAGGTGGCCTGAAGAATATTTATGCTGTCGATGCGGCGCGGCCAGATGACGCCCAAACCCCAGCCCACTGCGCAGGCCTTGATGCAGGGGGCAAGCGCATCACGCTGCTTGGCAGTGCAGGCTTTGGAGTCCGTAAGGCCAGGCAGATCATAGGCAGCGGGCAGAATGACGGCGCATGCCACCACCGGGCCAGCCAGACAGCCGCGCCCGGCTTCGTCAATTCCCGCAATTGTGCGCGAGTCCATCATGTCTGCAGCAGAAAAGAGCAGGCTGCCTTGCATGCTGGACAGGTGCGACTGCTTGGAGTGGTGGTTTTTCACGCACATTCTCCGAAATCGGGCGACAAACATACAAGAGGCGCGCCATGAGGGCGGTTGCCCGCCATCTCACAGCGCGCCGTCAAAAAGGCGCTGTATGTGTTCTGATGCCTCAGCAGGCTATCAGAAGCGGCCACGCGGCTTGATACGCGCCGCTTTGCCCTTGAGGGCGCGCAGGTAGTACAGACGGCTGCGGCGCACGCGGCCCTGAGTCACCAGCTCCACACGGTCGATGAAGGGCGAGTTGATGGGGAAGATACGTTCCACACCCACGCCGTCAGAAACCTTGCGCACCGTGAAGGTGGCATTGGTGGTGCCGCGTTTGATGCGGATGACGTTGCCCTGGAAAACCTGGATGCGCTGTTTTTCGCCTTCCACGATACGCAGATGTACTTTCACCGTGTCGCCGGAGCGAAACGCGGGCACATCCATGCGCATGTTTTCCCGTTCAATTTTTTTGATGATATCCATCGTAAACTCCTTGCAAATCCGGGCGGATTGTTGCGTCGTTGCGTAGCGGCGCCGATGCGTTCAGGCCGCCTGTTTGTCAGCAATAGTCGCCTAAAATTCTGTCTGCCAGAATAGCGGCGGCGCTGCGCACCGAAAGGTGATTATACCCCAAAAACCGCACAGGGCGAATAAGACCATCACATTGCTCCAGCACTTCGGGGGCAAGCCCCTTGGCGGTGCCGAGGCAAAGCATGACTGGTCCTTGACTGCACCAGTGCCGCACTTCCTGTGGCGTCATGAGCGGGCCTTTATGGGCCTGCCCCTTGCCTTTGCCGGGCCAGACGGCGGAACTTGCCACCAGCCTGGGCCGGATGCCGTGCCGTGCGGTCATATGCGCCACCGCCTCGTCCAGGGAAGCCGCGGGACAAACCAGACCGAGAGCCTGCGCACGGTCGGCATTGCCTGAACCGCCCGGGCCCCGCGTCCAATGGCGCAAAATTTCATCCAGCACCCGCAGTTGGTCCTGCAAGGGGGTCACTACATGGAATGAACCCATAGCATAGCTGCGGGAAATTCGGGCTATATCGTGAATGTCGAGGTTTGTCAAAGAGGAAGCGCCGGATTTTTTTGCATCCAGCTGCACAGGATAGTGCATCAGGCAGAACGAAAGGTTGCGTCCCGGCCTTTCGCGCGGGATTTCAGCCAGGGTCTGCACGTCTTCTTTTGTCAGCGGCGCTGCATTGAGCAGGTCGGGGCGCATGCGCAGGGTTGCCTGCACAGATTGCTGCCGCCGCCACTGCGCGATAAGCGCATGGTCGCCGCCTCGCAACACTTCGGGTACGGGCAGGCCTTCCAGAACTTCCGGGCGCGTATAGTGCGGATATTCCAGAAGCCCGTGTGAAAAACTTTCGTCTTCCCCCGATTCTTCTTTACCCATAAAGCCGGGCATGAGGCGCGAAACCGCTTCGATAACGGCCAGAGCCGCCGTTTCGCCGCCATTAAGCACCACATCACCCACACTTACGGGTTCAATGGAAAAAAGATCCAGCAGGCGGGCGTCGATGCCCTCATAACGGCCGCAAACGATGGTCAGGTTTTCTTCCTGCGCCAGTTCACGCGCCATATCTTGCGTTAAGGGACGCCCCCCGGGAGCCATAAGCAGGATGCGCCCAGGTTGCTCAATAGAGCGCAGGGCCGCAGCCAGAGGTTCGCCCTGCATGACCATGCCGGGACCGCCGCCGTAAGGGCGGTCGTCTACATGCCGATGTTTGCTGGTACTGAAATCACGTGGATCATGAAAGGAAAAATTTACAAGTCCAGCCTCCCGCGCACGGCCCATAAGAGCGGTGGACAGGGGCGACTGAAAAAAATCGGGAAAAAGCGAAACCAGGTGAAAACTCGGCATGGGCGGAGAGTGCCGTAAAACGTCGCGCCTTGCAAGAAGAGGTTTGCAACTAACATCAGCAGGCAGTGTGAGCTGGTTATTCAGCAGTCCCTTATTTTTTATTACCTAGCAAAGCTGGAAGTCTGCCCGCGCTGGATTCGCGTCCGGTTGGTAAAGCCGCTTTTGACCAAGGGGGTCCGCAGTGCGCGGGTTGTAAAAAATGTTCGCCTGGGCTGAATGAAGCGCGCCCGGCGCAAAAGGGCCGGGCGCGCTTCATACTATGCTGTGAACTTTTTTGGAAACCACATCCTTATCCTTGATGCAATGCCAGCTTCGATGCGCCAAAACAGGGCTAATCTGCTCCGGCTGACTCTACCAGCCCTTGAAAAATGCAACGCCAGTGCGCGCGCAACGGGCGGCCTGACACAACAAGGGCACTGCCAGGGTGTACCGGGGCCGCGACGCACAGCCAGTGCCCGGCACAGGGCACAAGCTGCCAGCCGATCTGTCTACATGGTTCAGCCGCGCCGGGGTAATTTTTTCCAGAGGAGAAAAACGTGCTGCCCTCACGGCAAAACTGCATAAGCCCGCGCCGCTGCCCGGAAAATCCGCTGTGCACCAGAGCCGGATCGCGCGACAGGCCAAGCCCGGCAGATTTGAGCAGGGCTTCCTTGATGGTCCAGCGCCGCAGCGCGTCACGATCCTGAAAATTTTTTGCAATGGGGGCGTTGAGTTCTTTGCTGGAAAATGCGCGCGGGTCAGGAGGCAGGCTGGTCAAAGATTCGGCGTCAACAGCAAGACAAGGACGAAAATCTTGCTGTACCTGACTTTCCTGCACGTTGCGGGATTGCTGGCATTGGTGAGATTTGTTTTCGCACCCCATGTAGCGAACTGCGCAAAAAGCCACCTGGCCGCTGTGGCTGAATGCCGCACGCCAGCCCGGCAAAACGGGACGCCCCAGATAGTCCATGTCCAGACCTTCAAGACTTAACCATGCCAGCTGCGGATCGTGAGATTTTTGCTTCGTTGCGTCAGTTTCGTCGGCTCCTTGCGTGTCCTGTGACATATGGGCCGCAGCCATGACCAGCCGCACCAGCAGGGCG
It encodes:
- a CDS encoding PTS system mannose/fructose/sorbose family transporter subunit IID, which produces MYPTLVALNCLARTCCINAATTARGMQQIGLLFVLSPALCWLYPEGEARARAFARYSGHSNTHPFMIPLFVGILLSLEEEIAKGALPEHAVSSVRETLATTLSALGDSFFSGTLLPLWALVSVSLLLSGYVALTGIIAVGFFLALLIFRAGSFFSGLRHGMPVLVRLKRLNLINWVDRLKMVNAALVAQVIWHLPLSRMKPFPWDVYLLGALAVLAASWLVARLRLPRILLWGMTLGALILMDVGLIGM
- the rsmI gene encoding 16S rRNA (cytidine(1402)-2'-O)-methyltransferase, with the translated sequence MPSTAPRLWIVATPLGNPGDLSPRARAVLTEADLVLAEDTRRTARLFRDCGIEARRLQSFHDHNEAERQESVLRALREGQNVALVSDAGTPLLADPGYRLVRACRKEGLSVSPLPGPSAPVTALSAAGIPPLPHSFLGFLPRDASGRDALFAAFAHVPGSLIFFERKDRLKESLAQAARLLGPREVAVCRELTKEHEEFILTRLENSADLPDDLLGEITVIIGPPEQVSRSPENEVMALLEQEMETDGPQGKPRQVARRVQDMVRGWSGKEIYALLTATDRPGNL
- a CDS encoding YraN family protein; this encodes MRLGKEGEDAAAALLKRKGYTLLDRNWRQARLELDMVCRDGDTIVFVEVKTRGSDKHGGPAYAISQTKQRTLCRAARAWLAAHEAWDQPCRFDVICALRNGSTLHLEHFCHAFDCPPALDSSHTSWQPW
- a CDS encoding ribonuclease HII → MQGSLLFSAADMMDSRTIAGIDEAGRGCLAGPVVACAVILPAAYDLPGLTDSKACTAKQRDALAPCIKACAVGWGLGVIWPRRIDSINILQATFEAMSLAVRHLRTAPNLLLVDGNKTVPEAVLARLWTQKTSGALPPQRAIVNGDATEPAISAASILAKTFRDKLMTSLNKRWPGYGFAIHKGYGTKDHYEALRRLGPCPQHRLTFRGVCGEKPTAAQQGSLL
- the rplS gene encoding 50S ribosomal protein L19, translating into MDIIKKIERENMRMDVPAFRSGDTVKVHLRIVEGEKQRIQVFQGNVIRIKRGTTNATFTVRKVSDGVGVERIFPINSPFIDRVELVTQGRVRRSRLYYLRALKGKAARIKPRGRF
- the trmD gene encoding tRNA (guanosine(37)-N1)-methyltransferase TrmD produces the protein MPSFHLVSLFPDFFQSPLSTALMGRAREAGLVNFSFHDPRDFSTSKHRHVDDRPYGGGPGMVMQGEPLAAALRSIEQPGRILLMAPGGRPLTQDMARELAQEENLTIVCGRYEGIDARLLDLFSIEPVSVGDVVLNGGETAALAVIEAVSRLMPGFMGKEESGEDESFSHGLLEYPHYTRPEVLEGLPVPEVLRGGDHALIAQWRRQQSVQATLRMRPDLLNAAPLTKEDVQTLAEIPRERPGRNLSFCLMHYPVQLDAKKSGASSLTNLDIHDIARISRSYAMGSFHVVTPLQDQLRVLDEILRHWTRGPGGSGNADRAQALGLVCPAASLDEAVAHMTARHGIRPRLVASSAVWPGKGKGQAHKGPLMTPQEVRHWCSQGPVMLCLGTAKGLAPEVLEQCDGLIRPVRFLGYNHLSVRSAAAILADRILGDYC
- a CDS encoding 4'-phosphopantetheinyl transferase superfamily protein encodes the protein MDKTSRGECPPPSYQMSDHARSGQSSPVSAFSRAENLYSEMSRRHSISNEKWGQAAQAAKQGIVIVYSPVPLLQGRALQHWCDRLEAAMLPWLSPLQFGHLQCFGSGEAALKARCSRLLARALLVRLVMAAAHMSQDTQGADETDATKQKSHDPQLAWLSLEGLDMDYLGRPVLPGWRAAFSHSGQVAFCAVRYMGCENKSHQCQQSRNVQESQVQQDFRPCLAVDAESLTSLPPDPRAFSSKELNAPIAKNFQDRDALRRWTIKEALLKSAGLGLSRDPALVHSGFSGQRRGLMQFCREGSTFFSSGKNYPGAAEPCRQIGWQLVPCAGHWLCVAAPVHPGSALVVSGRPLRAHWRCIFQGLVESAGAD